In the genome of Trypanosoma brucei gambiense DAL972 chromosome 11, complete sequence, the window TCCAACAACCTTTACGCTCTTTGCCTGATTCAGTGCGGCCTCAAGAGCGGGCTGAAGCTTTTCCGGATCAGCGTAGAGTATCGCTCGCTTTTGAAGTCCATCAATAATGATTTTACTCGCACTGGAACCAGAACCGACCACAACTATGTCCACAGAAGAGAGATTAAAAGCGCTTGGCCTAACGGGATGGGATGCAAACACGTCTTTAGCCTTCGGAGACAAGAGATGTCCACCTGCCGCCGCCAGCGCTGTCACATCTTCCGTGTACGAATGTTTCCTCTTGTAGCCGAAACCAGATACATGGCGACGGCCGTAGTGACGGTGAGAGCGAGCATGAGGCATACCAACACGGCATGGAAGCGGTTTGTGAACACGATCGAGACTCTCTTCAACCAGGTCATGCGCACACGCCTCCACTTTACTCTTGGGAGCCGACACCACGTCCCACGCGCGAGAAATCCACCCGTCGCCTATCCGGTGGTGCCGTGCACCAAATATGTACTTCGAACTTCGGAGAATATCAGCctctccttcattttcacaaacAACTAATGTAAGGTGCTGCGCATCGGGACTAAGTATGCTCTCTGCTACCAGTGTGAGAAGACCTTTGTCATCAGCATAAAAGCCCCAACGCGCACAGAGGAAAGCGGTGGCATCAAGCAAAATGTCACAGCTTGGTTCTGCCGCAACAACGGCTTTCATAGGAATGCTATAGGGTTCCAGCGCTATAAACTTCGGGTGCTCAAGCCCCAAATCGCGTGGCCGCGGACCACCGAATTCCTCCACAATACGAGGACTCTCAAAATCCCAACTAGGAGCGTGATAAACAAGCACTCCCGGCCGCCGCCAACCCCATTCATCAATGGGAGACTGGGTGATGCGCTTCGACAGCATGATTTCCTGCTGTGCAACGTAGTTAAACTTGCGTATGGCTGCCAGTGAGGCGAAGTAAGCATGCGTTGGGTTATCGGTGATAATACGATACGGTGTGTTTGTTGATGGATGGCTTCCGAAGACACCATCGATGAGGTAAAACCTCAAACCCTGTCCCAAGTGGTACTGTATCTCCCTTACGACGCGCTTGCCGTGAAGTCCATCGATTACCTTGAAACCGGGAAGTTCTGGATTCTTCAGCCGGCGATGCATCTGATGTTCCGGTGTATGTGGAAACATGAAGTACTGTCGCGGCCTTTTCTGCTCTGCCTGATTGTTGCAGTTGTAGTAATAGTCCACAGACATGGCACCCGCTTTGTTGTGGCGTCTTCCCCATGCGCGACCTCGAACCTCATATGGCCGCAGATTATACTCTCCAACACCATACGTATAGCGCCAAACGCCCGACCACATACCTGCATTTGCATAGTCGCCTACCTGTGACCAATTCGAAACCAGGGTGCTGCTGTTCGCGTTCCACCACGGACCAGGGTCCTCGTTTGTCTTGAGGAAAAGTGTTAGTGAATTATAACCCCATTGGTACATGGTGCGGAGGTAATTCTTTGCTGGTGAACCAGGTGAAAGACGCGGGGCAACCTCGTGGCGGAAAATAGGTTTTCGCCGTTCTTCCTCTGCATCGGGGTTGCAGCAAATTTCATTTAGAATGGACATCTGCCCCGCGCTGTGGCCCGCTTGCGGCTTGAGAGCCTCCTGCATGTTGGCATACCGCACCCCGCGCCGCTGCGAATGATGAAGGAGTGCCACGCAGCTGTCACATGCGGTTAGTCGTACACCAGCACCGGAGAGGACTCTACGAAGCATATGTGCAGCCGATTCACTCAAAGTAAATAAAACGTAAAGCGGCGACAacgggagggaaagaagaagagaactaACACCCGTGCCAACGTATACCTAActtgttcatatatatatatatagaaatatataagaagaaggacggtaCATTAATATGCAAAGGGGATGAACATGCAACacgttttgttgctgcaggtgtttgtgtgtatatgtgtgagGCCAAAGTAGTTATTGCTCCACCAGTGACAATTAAACAGCTGTAGATGCTCCTGCATGGGTCTGTAATGCGTGATGAAATGCGAGGCGCATCCCACTGTTTGGTCACGTTTTGCGCCTGTTCCTAGGAAGACATTAAAGAGCGCCCATTAACCGCAAGAGAAggattaaaataaaaaaaataaatacgaaaaaaaaacagacaaaacacTGATTTGTAAGGAAGTTAACTCGTCATCCACCCACAAAAACATTCGCGCCGTTTGGCGGTTAGAGACCATAAAGTGCACAACCAAAAGTATGCGTTTCTAGAGTTGAGCTGCGTACGCTGTCCTACACGGAGTTAACCAGGGGTTATTTCGGACTtaggttggaaaaaaaattttactctcaaaagcaaaacaaaataaaacaacaagaaataaaaacggCATGACACTACGAACATCGACACCTTATTCCTCTGTGTAGAGAAGGgtaaaggagaaggaaaatggaaGCCACCCGCAACTCACAACATTGCATGTGGTTATACGCGGCggaaaagacaaacacaGAAGTATGGGatgattttttctttcccccgtTAGTGGTGATGAAGCGAGATGAGAATAAACGCGTTCGGTTACTCTGTGCGTTcatcttcactttctttccttaagAGGCGCATCATCTTTTCAATGTAAGAAAATGTTATCGCGCACGCACTCAGCAGTATGAAAGAATTCCGGGGAGCAATTTGCATGCCCTCTCCCCGATATCCTCCCCTCAGGCACGCTTAGAAAAGTTATATGAGtaaatgtttaaaaaaaaaaaacaacaaaggcaTCATAAAGTCGTGCACACCTCtatcttcttcccttttatctccttttcttttcttttcaaggtaaatatattaatccggcttctttcccctctttcttgttattatttGTCTAATGTAACACCAAAGACCTGAATCCTTCTTAACACGTCGCCACTGCATCAGAGAGACGTGATCACACACGCTACAGAACACAGgggaaaaacataaatatgtGCCCACACTTGCATGTTACAAAACGTGAAAAAAGATGGATGCttatgaaaaaaataaaataaaattatgaACGAAACCTCCGTAGCGAGTTGGCGGGCGGTTAGTAAcccccatttttcttttccgcggCGCAGCAAATGGGTAACTGGCCGCGGAGCAAGCGACtctaaaagaagaaaaaatacaccGCTCACGAAATAACTGGCGTGGAGGAAGTGtaggagcaaaaaaaaataaaaataacaatagaTAATGAACGATTTGAATTTTGGCAGTgagtataaaaaaaacagaaaaggcaaaCGGTACAGTGATGGCGGCTGTCGCGCCGCAGGTAGCTTCACCTCATCACTTTTCCcgccaacacacacacacacacacagacacagacaGACGGAGTCGATAATTACACATCTTTGCTGCAGCATCAACCATCCCATCTTCTGGTTTTCCATATGgcacctttccccttcctcttttcctgaCACATCGCTGCTGCAATGTAATGCTTTAATTTTACACCAACGACAACGATGGAATATTGCCGCGTTACATATTTTCTGCGCCCCACTACTGTGGactccctccacacacaagcacagaaGCCACTTGCATTGATGTCACCAATACCACTATTCCACCACTGTGGTGATGTATTTTTATGCCAAGCTCATGCAATCGTGGGGTTCCACCGTCTCGCGTGGTAAGTAGATTCTTGCACTTGGAGACAACCCTCCCCCGCTGGCGACGCATTTGCTTCACTGTAACTTATCAGCGAGTCGTACGGTGTGTTATTTGCCATTGGTGCTCTTTCCACAATATGCTCACGCGTTACCGGGTGGCCCCATGACTTGCACTGCCACGCAGAAGGCGGGCCAGCCGCCGGCGCCGGTCGATGCAAATCAAAAGGTAGTGGTGAAGTCGGTGCACTGCAGCCTCCAGGACACTTTTGAGACGCAGACGAGTTCATTACTTCACTCCTCTGCTTTGCGACATCCTGCCGGATCATTTTTTTCACACGGAGGCGCAGCTCCGATACGGTGGGGCGGTGCTctggaagaggagaaagCATCCACTGCAAAATCAATCGCCACGGCTCAGGCACAACGTCGGGAATCACCACTGGGGATTGAAGTGTGTTTTGTATGTCCCCAATTGTTTTGAACGGAACCGATCCAACAAGTAGAGTGTAGAAGGTGACACCGAGAGACCAAACATCCATGGCGAACAGAAGTTGTTTCCGGACATCTGACTTTCCGCCTCTTCCGTTATGAACACTGTTAGCATTATTGGTGCCGTCAGCGCCCACATCACCCACGCAGGGTGATGGATCAACGCTGCAAAATACTTCCGGGGGCATAAACAACGGAGTCCCCTCGAAGCGGTGCAAACACATTTCGTCATCTCCTCCGAGAATTGCCGCAACACCAAAATCAGAGATAAACGCGCACTTCTTACTGTTGACGAGTATATTTTCAGGTTTGATGTCACGATGCACGATGCCGTGCCGCTGCAGATACTCCATTCCGGCGAGAATCTGGCGCGCATAATTAGTTAAGTCCTCAGGTGGGATCGGATCACAGTTCCCTTCTCTGTCTAGGCGGGCGATCGGGCCGTTGTCGATGTATTGCATGACAATGTATAGCTTTTCAGTATCAGGATCATCGATAACCTCAAACAATGAGACAATACTCTTGTGTCGTAATTGCTTCATTACTCTGATTTCCCGCTGTAGAGCCTCCATCCGAGCTGTTGCTGAATTACAAGCAGTCCCAATAGCTCGTCTTTTCTCCCTCGGTCGCGGGATAACTTTAATTGCTACGGACTCGTTACGCGAGAGACTGTACGCCAGCCGCACCTTACCTGAAGTTCCCTTTCCAACACTCTTCAGCAGAGCATATTCATTCAATATCGTGGTACCCTCAATCCAGTGCGATACGGACGCATGTTTTGTGACCATGTCACCTCGCGGTATTAATAATGGCAATTTCCATTCCTCTTTAGATGAGTCATCACTACGCATAGAAAGTGATCCCAGCGGCCGCATAGCGCTGTAGTCTTCCGGATGAAGCGATGCCGGTGTTGGGGTGTCGGCGCACTCCGCCTGTTCGCTCATTTCCAGCGCTCTGGTTTGTGGCAGCAAGGCACTCAAGTCACTGAAAACATCAACACCATATACTGACAATGGCCATATGCCAATTTTACCTCCACCCATATATGTTGACAGCACCTGCGATTCTTTTGAGCGTGACGGGCTCGTTAATTCCTCGCCGCTTCGGTTGTGCGGTTTTGTACGAGTGGCTCGCAAGCGTTCTCCTACTGCAAGTTTTTGTGGTTCTGCAGGGGTACCTCCAGTTGATTCGCTCCCTTTGCTGTTAACATATTGGCTCCGCTCATCTCGTTTTGCCGAGTATACAGGAAGTCGTGCAGGAGCCGTGCCCACATCCGTCCATGAAAAAAGTAATGAGGAATCCTTCCCATCACCCTTGAAGGTGTTCATTGATTTGTtggaggatgaagaaaaaacaacaacaacaaaaaaaaacacgcaaaaaaaaaaagaggagggaagtggTGGTTATCAGATAGCTAAATTGGTCACACCGTGCGATGGAGCCAAAAGCTTTCTGTACTTGCTCTTAcgaatattttttctctcctatGATCTTCTCTTCTAATTTGCCGCAGGTTGATTTCGGCTgtttaaaattaaaaactatAGTCGCACAGCAAACGTACGCCGACCGTTCGTAGGCGCTGATGAAGATATGGAAAgggtggaaagaaaaaaaaaagaagagagaagtcAGATAAGGTATTTTTAGAGTGGTATTTCTTGACATTGCAGAAAAGTGGACATCACAAAtcattaaataaataaagtagaataatcataatcataataataatacgaATAACAATAAGAGAGCCGatgcaagaaaagaaaggaaaacaatttttttcatAACAATATTCGACAGCATACAACTCTTTACCGTAGCACATACGCACACACgtaaagaggaaggaggtgGCATCTTCTCAACGGGCCTCCGCAGAAGTGAAGCATAGTGACATCATTCTATGAACAGTATCGAAAGgaactgctttttttttctttttttttttttaaaagaaaaacctcTTTCCTCATCTCTCCTCCAAACacgttttcgttttcgtcttcagcttccttttttttttccacatccTCTTCACCTTTTCAATTACTCcaaaatttatttatttttttaaatccccTTTAACAAGGTGCGAccgcttctttccctttctcattttaacaaaaaaaattaaataactAAATAATAAAACCTCTCGTTCTCAAAACACGCACGGGGAACAGGCAAaatgaagggaggaaaatacGGGCGGGTTACGAAGCCCATGAGCAATGGAGTAGATATAATAAGGAAATTTCCAAGTGAACATGAGACAAactcgtgtgtgtgtgtgtgtgtgtgtgtgtgtgtgtgtatatcaggtgaaacaaagaaatcaTACGTgtgtattaaaaaaaaaaacaacaaaagaaagtaaaatatTGGtatgaaacaaaagggaatgTGTATAGCTTTACATCAGTGTTCCTTTGAGTGCATGTGTGAATGTTCAAGTGGGTAACCGCTACTGTGTTGAGatgaatatatttaaatTCTGCATCATCTTCCAACCTTTGTTCGGTTGTGATGCTCCGCTTCACCAGAAAACAGCGACTGAAGTAATTCCGCACAATAAAATTTACTTTGACATGTAcgctcccccctccctcccccccttctttccttccgtccttctttcctttattattattgttattattattatttattttttttttggtcttAACCTCGcttattctcttccttttttttcccttctccattCTCCTCGTTACTCCGCACCcaccccttttttgtttatttatttcccttctGTAACGTTGCAAAAAAGGCCCTtaaaataaggaaacaaaaacaggacTTGAGACAGAGtgacaaaaagagagagattGAACTAAAATCGGGTACAATAAGGGAATgaagggggaagaggaaaacaaaagaaaacaaagaagaatggGGACTATTTCTACATCATGacgataataaaaataatgatgataataataaagcaTCGCAGGATAACGACGCCCCTCAAAACCTTATAGTTCTAGCAACagatacaaacacacaaaaacagtaAATTAACATCTTATTGATGTTAATTAGCTGTGTATTCCCCTCGTTTCGTTCCCTTTACTTCTTCAgaatttcctctttttttttttgtttccccctccttcctaATCGTCCATTCGCTTGGTGTTTATTCATTATTTCTGTCGTATAGGCCTTTCGTGCTTACACATCAATAACCATTCTtaatcattttttcttttcttttctttttttctccctcttaaaaaaaaaagtaaccacctttattgttattattatggtCTTACAATTATTGCAATAATGTCCTTCTCCCTTATATCTCTTTATCTTCTCATTCGCAATCCCGTAAGGCGTGTTACCACAACCTGTCACtaccacttttattattattattattatcatttttttttccttggaaTTACAAGCAATTATTCCCCTTTGTAATAATTAGATGAATTTGTGTTGTCTATTTATTCGCACacaattaaaaagaaaaaaaaagcaaaaaaaaaacggaaaggCAGCACAAACCTAAACATATACATCttacttcttcctcttcctctttttctttcttcccctttcttttttttttttaaatgtttccTCCCGCCCTCCttctcattcttttcttttttttttgtacgcATTGTTAATAATGGCATATTTCCCCACGTTTAAGTTCCTCCATCACAACTTTTGATACGAGAAAcatttcacacacacacacacacacacacatatatatatatattttaaatttaATTTAAATGTATATGCCACGCTACCATCAACGCGCACATCTTCATGAAATAaataactaaaaaaaaaaatccaccaaagcaaaaagaaaagaaaagaaaagaaagaggcgggaggaggaggaggggggggggaaaaaaaaataaaaaaatacaaatgagCACTACTCCAAAAAGGCGGCGGCACTCATGTACGAAACCTTCCATTCTTCCATACAAACTCTCTTTTcccattttcctttacttatTTCTTTGAAAACgtcttttatcttttctttcttttttttacataaACTGTAGCAGTAGcagtagtggtggtggtggtggtggtggtggtgtttgtgggggagaagaaacattttttttaaaaaaagaaaaaaaaacaaaagaaaagaaaagatgacTGAGGGGAGCATCATCACGAAAAACGCAAgcatacgaaaaaaaaaatgttagcaGCTATATGATtcagtatatatatatatatatatatatgtttgtatagCGTAAAtcagaagaacaaaaatacaaaaaaaaaagagcaaaaaaaaaagccttcAACCCCAAGCACAGAAGGCGTTCGTTACATCAAACAGATTAaataagaggaaaagaaggaggagaatgagagagagagagaaaaaaaaaagcaactacAAGTGGAGATACAATAAAtgacaaaatgaaaagaagaaggaggaaacccACCgcactgaaaaggaaaaagggaaaaaggaaaaagggaagggagggaaaaaaagaaacaaaagaaattcaCTCAGGAGAGTTGGAGGAACGCGCACCCACCCAccacaccccccccccccaaaaaaaagaaaaaaaaagaaaagaaagagaaagccATACCACAACAGTACCCTTTCACTTGGTCTTTCAATcccctttcttgttttctttttttttttttcaccctctcTTCGTTCCTCTAACGTTGgcgataacaaaaaaaaaagaacaggtAAATGTGAGGGAGGAATGGAGGAggaataagaaggaaaaaaaaagaaaagaaaacaagaaagcaacaacatcaatacTGTAAACAGAACCAACCGTCATGCATTCGCACCTACAACAGCGCACCGAGGCATACCACAAGGGCTAATTTACAAATTACAATAAcaatgcaaagaaaaaaaaagagaaagcggGAAATTAATGGGGTTTCAACCACACTCCCGTCCGCTCAACTACGGcactgaaaagaaaaagaaaggacaaCAAAATATCGCCTACACGATGCACACacagttcttcttttttttttttgcccatttttttttttccacggcTCTGCACTCTAAactccattttccttttcgacGATCTCTCGCGTTCGCCACCGTTGTAAGTTTCACATGCGTTTATACGGGGTACGTgctggaaaaataaaagaaaaaaaatgagcgcTCGCATTCCATTCTTTAAAGGTAGTAGTGATAGTAGCATTATGACCAGGgaggtaaaaggaaaaaaaaagaaaatgggaggggaacaataaaagaaaagagcagaGGAAGACTAAGATTTATTGAAAGGCCCGAAAGCGGTCAAACCACACTTGCTGAAACCCAACGCTTTTCTTCCAACTATCTACCTACCCAACTTCCCATTAAATAACTCACTCCTCGTCTCCTTTACAAGGCGTCTCTCCATCCCGTTTCTCCGGAGTACGAGGGAATAATGAGCCACATAATCCCGGCAAACAACccgcttcctcttttttacctttcgCACATCTTTGCTTTGATAAGGAGTGCACTCCTAATTGTGGGGCGGAATTCCTCTTTATAGCACAGTTGCTCGTGAGAACCTCCTGATTTGACAACGTACCACTGCCACCGTCAAACTCCCTGTTGTGCACATCCCTTGGGGTGGTCGCCAGCGACGGCGAGACATTTGTTTGATTTCCCCGTGGTTCGATGGGAGGTAATTCAACTTTTTCACAAAAAGGCATGTCATGACATTCCAAAGGGCTTCCACCGGGAGAAACAACACGCGTCGAACGCCGGCTCAGCCGTCTTACCGGTTTCATAACGGTACCTCCCCAATTCGAACCTGAGAGGGGTTCAACATCACCACTTTTTGTGGTTGCATTGAGTTTTAGCGAGGCGTCGAAGGGATTGTCAATCCACCTAGGACTCATGGGAAGCGAAATTGCAACCGAATTATCGCCGCTGCGTTCCCTTAACAACCACGAAACATCTTCAGCATCTTTTTCGGGTTCGGTTAATGTCAAGGCTTCCTCTATATCCTTCTCCGTAACGCAAACCAAGGTGTCGTCACACGCGTCACCAGAactcttatttttgtggaTCATTGCCTTAAATGCTTCGACAGCATGGCATGCGGTTATGCGGTTCTTGGGGTCGCGATCAAGCATCCTACGAAGCAAATTTTCCCAGTCTTCCCCATACTCAGTTGGTATCACAGGAAGGTTGGAGTCCAGAATATCGTCTATATTAGAGAAGGGAAGTCTTCCGGTAAGAAGAATGTACAATGTGACACCCATTGCCCATACATCAACTGGCTTTGCATACGACCTATCGCCTTTCCAGATCTCAGGGGCAATAAACAATATTGTCCCCTTTGTGCCCTGTATAGGCATCCCTGGTCCACATGAGGCGTTGGCTCTACTGGCTGCTAAGCTTTCTTGCATTATTTGTTCTACCCTCTCCCGTGTGCTTACGTCAAAAACCTCAGCCACGCCAAAGTCCGCCAAATacgctcttccttctttactAACGAGTATATTTTCCGGTTTGATATCTCGATGcgctattttgtttttgtgcagaTAGTCTAATCCAGAAAAAATCTGCCGAGCGTACTTCGCGAGTTGTCCAGGAGGAATAGGTGTGCAGACCTCCTCCTCGGGATCGCCAGTGGGACTACACCTAATGCGGCCAATAGGTCCGCCGTCGATGTATTTCATTACAAGGTAAATTTTTCTAGCACTGGGATCGTCAATAACCTCGTACAGTGGAACGATATGTTTGTGCTTCAGCTTCTTCATGAGCGCAATTTCCCGCTGCAAGGCACTAAATCTCTCCTGCGCTGCCGTTTGCAGGCCGAACCGCGTCTTTGCCACGGGTCGACACACTTGCTTAATAGCCACAAGCGTATCAGTCTGGGTGTTGTACCCCAACTTCACCTTACCGAACGATCCCCTTCCGATTTCTTTGAGAACCTGGTAATTGTTTATAAACTTCCCGCCGTCATCTCTCTTATCCACTCGAAGTTCACCCGTAATGCGTGCCGACCGCTGCCGTGCAAGGCTACAACTGCTATTGAGTGAAGAAGTGCAGGACGCATTTGTTGCATTTGGAAGTACCTGTATGGGACAAACTCCACATAGCGCCCCACCACGGCATGACCTGGATCCGGCTGTCTTTCGACTAGCGAAACTAACCAATGATATTATTTCGGGATCCGTGGCACCTTCACACTCCCCATCAGGGAGACGGGAGGGGCATCGTAAATCCTGCCCTTTATTTTTCGCTTGCCAAATTTCAGAGAGACAAGATTCATTTCTAGTGATCTCCTTATTGTACGAGTCACTACACCCATTGTCGGCCCCTTTAACCATATGAGACGAAAAACCGCGGCCTCTGTCCAGGCTGGCATTACTTCTTTGTTTCGGTGTCGCCATCGACAAAAAGTGGGGGAGCTGCTCCGTGCATTCCTCCTGAGTCATTATACCCAGACAGTgcgtattcctttttttttttttgattgctGCGTCCTTCTTTGCGTCCTAAAGttatcaatatatatatagcacgtttcctctcttctttgaGTTGTAAACGCGCGTAATGGTCTTGGCGCCGCCGCTGTACTGCAAAATGCGGCCGTGTAAGTGTCCTTAGAGATACAAATaatcaaataaataattaaataattatatatatatatatatatgtaccccCGCGAGGAGTCGGGATATaactttcttccctcccttagttttttttttcgtacctACACACacccttttcgttttttcttcgaTTCCCTTACCAGATAAAAGAATGTATATAAGTTTTTTGTGTAATTACAATTAAGTATTTAGAACTGAAGgtattcccttttctttcccttcactaTGTGATGAtacgttttccccctttttacgCTGACGCACTTCCCTTTACTCACCtatatgttgttgtttgtttgtttgttcgtctattattattatttcttttttttttcgtattctCGATGTCGGTTCTAGTCGCCAAATAAACTTCCCACTGCTTAAGCCTTCGTGTGTTCAAGT includes:
- a CDS encoding T. brucei spp.-specific protein, whose protein sequence is MENQKMGWLMLQQRCVIIDSVCLCLCVCVCVGGKSDEVKLPAARQPPSLYRLPFLFFLYSLPKFKSFIIYCYFYFFLLLHFLHASYFVSGVFFLLLESLAPRPVTHLLRRGKEKWGLLTARQLATEVSFIILFYFFHKHPSFFTFCNMQVWAHIYVFPLCSVACVITSL
- a CDS encoding protein kinase, putative → MNTFKGDGKDSSLLFSWTDVGTAPARLPVYSAKRDERSQYVNSKGSESTGGTPAEPQKLAVGERLRATRTKPHNRSGEELTSPSRSKESQVLSTYMGGGKIGIWPLSVYGVDVFSDLSALLPQTRALEMSEQAECADTPTPASLHPEDYSAMRPLGSLSMRSDDSSKEEWKLPLLIPRGDMVTKHASVSHWIEGTTILNEYALLKSVGKGTSGKVRLAYSLSRNESVAIKVIPRPREKRRAIGTACNSATARMEALQREIRVMKQLRHKSIVSLFEVIDDPDTEKLYIVMQYIDNGPIARLDREGNCDPIPPEDLTNYARQILAGMEYLQRHGIVHRDIKPENILVNSKKCAFISDFGVAAILGGDDEMCLHRFEGTPLFMPPEVFCSVDPSPCVGDVGADGTNNANSVHNGRGGKSDVRKQLLFAMDVWSLGVTFYTLLVGSVPFKTIGDIQNTLQSPVVIPDVVPEPWRLILQWMLSPLPEHRPTVSELRLRVKKMIRQDVAKQRSEVMNSSASQKCPGGCSAPTSPLPFDLHRPAPAAGPPSAWQCKSWGHPVTREHIVERAPMANNTPYDSLISYSEANASPAGEGCLQVQESTYHARRWNPTIA
- a CDS encoding protein kinase, putative codes for the protein MTQEECTEQLPHFLSMATPKQRSNASLDRGRGFSSHMVKGADNGCSDSYNKEITRNESCLSEIWQAKNKGQDLRCPSRLPDGECEGATDPEIISLVSFASRKTAGSRSCRGGALCGVCPIQVLPNATNASCTSSLNSSCSLARQRSARITGELRVDKRDDGGKFINNYQVLKEIGRGSFGKVKLGYNTQTDTLVAIKQVCRPVAKTRFGLQTAAQERFSALQREIALMKKLKHKHIVPLYEVIDDPSARKIYLVMKYIDGGPIGRIRCSPTGDPEEEVCTPIPPGQLAKYARQIFSGLDYLHKNKIAHRDIKPENILVSKEGRAYLADFGVAEVFDVSTRERVEQIMQESLAASRANASCGPGMPIQGTKGTILFIAPEIWKGDRSYAKPVDVWAMGVTLYILLTGRLPFSNIDDILDSNLPVIPTEYGEDWENLLRRMLDRDPKNRITACHAVEAFKAMIHKNKSSGDACDDTLVCVTEKDIEEALTLTEPEKDAEDVSWLLRERSGDNSVAISLPMSPRWIDNPFDASLKLNATTKSGDVEPLSGSNWGGTVMKPVRRLSRRSTRVVSPGGSPLECHDMPFCEKVELPPIEPRGNQTNVSPSLATTPRDVHNREFDGGSGTLSNQEVLTSNCAIKRNSAPQLGVHSLSKQRCAKGKKEEAGCLPGLCGSLFPRTPEKRDGETPCKGDEE